A section of the Streptomyces xinghaiensis S187 genome encodes:
- a CDS encoding roadblock/LC7 domain-containing protein has product MSQAAQNLNWLITNFVDNTPGVSHTVVVSADGLLLAMSEGFPRDRADQLAAVASGLTSLTAGASRIFEGGAVNQTVVEMERGFLFIMSVSDGSSLAVLAHPDCDIGLVGYEMALLVDRAGTVLTPDLRAELQGSLLN; this is encoded by the coding sequence ATGAGCCAGGCGGCGCAGAACCTGAACTGGTTGATCACCAACTTCGTGGACAACACCCCTGGGGTGTCCCACACCGTGGTGGTATCCGCCGACGGACTCCTCCTCGCGATGTCCGAAGGGTTCCCGCGCGACCGCGCCGACCAGCTGGCGGCCGTGGCCTCCGGCCTGACGTCGCTGACGGCCGGCGCCTCCCGCATCTTCGAGGGCGGCGCCGTCAACCAGACCGTGGTGGAGATGGAACGGGGGTTCCTCTTCATCATGTCCGTCTCCGACGGTTCCTCCCTGGCCGTCCTCGCCCACCCCGATTGCGACATCGGCCTCGTGGGCTACGAGATGGCCCTCCTGGTCGACCGCGCCGGAACCGTCCTCACCCCGGACCTCCGAGCCGAACTCCAGGGAAGTCTTCTCAACTGA
- a CDS encoding fumarylacetoacetate hydrolase family protein, producing MRIARFSIDGNVAFGVVEGEPSDPDGPVLDIIKGHPFAEFERSGKKVPLAQVRLLPPVLPSKVVAIGRNYAEHAAEMGGGVPEVPVAFFKPSTAVTGPGDPIPYPSFSQELHHEAELAVVIGRMCREVPRERVQDVILGYTCANDVTARDVQRAESQWARAKGFDGSCPIGPWVETELDPADLGIMCTVNGEQRQLGRTGDMVRPVADLITHITEAMTLLPGDVVLTGTPAGVGPLSVGDEVAVTIEGIGTLTNKVIKRG from the coding sequence GTGCGCATCGCCAGATTCTCCATCGACGGAAACGTCGCCTTCGGCGTCGTGGAGGGGGAGCCGTCCGATCCGGACGGCCCCGTCCTCGACATCATCAAGGGCCATCCCTTCGCCGAGTTCGAGCGGTCGGGGAAGAAGGTGCCGCTGGCCCAGGTGCGGCTGCTGCCCCCGGTGCTTCCCAGCAAGGTCGTGGCGATCGGCCGCAACTACGCCGAGCACGCCGCCGAAATGGGCGGTGGGGTCCCCGAGGTGCCCGTCGCCTTCTTCAAGCCCTCCACCGCCGTGACCGGTCCCGGCGACCCGATCCCGTACCCCTCCTTCTCCCAGGAGCTGCACCACGAGGCCGAACTGGCCGTGGTCATCGGGCGGATGTGCCGGGAGGTCCCCCGGGAGCGGGTCCAGGACGTCATCCTCGGCTACACCTGCGCCAACGACGTCACCGCGCGTGACGTCCAGCGCGCCGAGAGCCAGTGGGCGCGGGCCAAGGGATTCGACGGCTCCTGCCCCATCGGCCCCTGGGTGGAGACCGAGCTCGACCCCGCCGACCTGGGCATCATGTGCACCGTCAACGGCGAGCAGCGCCAGCTGGGCCGCACGGGCGACATGGTCCGGCCCGTCGCCGACCTCATCACGCACATCACCGAGGCGATGACCCTGCTCCCGGGCGACGTCGTGCTCACCGGCACCCCGGCCGGGGTCGGCCCCCTCAGCGTCGGCGACGAGGTCGCCGTCACCATCGAAGGCATCGGCACTCTCACCAATAAGGTGATCAAGCGTGGCTAG
- a CDS encoding DUF742 domain-containing protein has translation MTPPPASPGPYGAAHQAPYGDDGDQPLVRPYAMTGGRTRPRYQLAIEALVSTTADPSQLGTLLPEHARICHLCREVKSVAEISALLAIPLGVARILVADLAEAGMVAIHQPGGSGEAGGTPDVTLLERVLSGLRKL, from the coding sequence ATGACCCCGCCGCCCGCCTCGCCCGGCCCGTACGGCGCCGCACACCAAGCGCCGTACGGGGACGACGGCGACCAGCCACTGGTGCGGCCGTACGCCATGACCGGTGGCCGGACCCGCCCGCGCTACCAGCTCGCCATCGAGGCGCTGGTCAGCACCACGGCCGACCCCTCCCAGCTGGGGACGCTGCTCCCCGAGCACGCCCGGATCTGCCACCTGTGCCGTGAGGTCAAGTCGGTGGCCGAGATCTCCGCGCTGCTGGCGATACCCCTGGGGGTGGCCCGCATTCTGGTCGCCGACCTGGCCGAGGCCGGCATGGTGGCCATCCACCAGCCGGGCGGCAGCGGCGAGGCCGGCGGTACGCCGGATGTGACACTGCTCGAAAGGGTGCTCAGTGGACTTCGGAAGCTCTAA
- the gltX gene encoding glutamate--tRNA ligase has translation MASAPLPYPVRVRFCPSPTGNPHVGLVRTALFNWAFARHHGGTLVFRIEDTDAARDSEESYEQLLDAMRWLGLDWDEGPGTGGPHAPYRQSERMDIYADVARRLEEAGHAYKCYCSTEELDARRNEARAAGRPSGYDGKCRALTQEEIAAYRAEERTPVIRFRMPDEPITFTDLVRGELTFTPENVPDFGIVRANGAPLYTLVNPVDDALMEITHVLRGEDLLSSTPRQIALYRALAEIGVGNGTVPRFGHLPYVMGEGNKKLSKRDPQSSLNLYRERGFLPEGLLNYLSLLGWSLAEDRDVFSMEEMVAAFDIADVNANPARFDLKKCEAINATHLRALRADEFANRLLPFLFPEEEPTAEQLELLARAAPLTQERMVVLGEVTGMLGFLFVAPDEFRVDEADAAKVLTPEARPVLEASVEVLRDLGQFTPEPIQAALRTALVDGLGIKPKHAFTPLRVAVTGRRVSPPLFESMELLGHDETLRRLTAALERVSAS, from the coding sequence GTGGCTAGCGCACCCCTCCCGTACCCCGTACGCGTCCGTTTCTGCCCCTCGCCGACCGGCAACCCGCACGTCGGCCTGGTCCGCACCGCCCTCTTCAACTGGGCCTTCGCCCGGCACCACGGCGGCACCCTGGTCTTCCGCATCGAGGACACCGACGCCGCCCGTGACTCCGAGGAGTCCTACGAGCAGCTGCTGGACGCGATGCGCTGGCTCGGCCTCGACTGGGACGAGGGCCCCGGGACCGGCGGCCCGCACGCCCCGTACCGGCAGTCCGAGCGGATGGACATCTACGCCGATGTCGCCCGCCGGCTGGAGGAGGCCGGCCACGCCTACAAGTGCTACTGCTCCACCGAGGAGCTCGACGCCCGCCGCAACGAGGCCCGCGCCGCGGGCCGGCCCTCCGGGTACGACGGCAAGTGCCGCGCCCTCACCCAGGAGGAGATCGCCGCCTACCGGGCAGAGGAGCGCACCCCCGTCATCCGCTTCCGGATGCCGGACGAGCCGATCACCTTCACCGACCTGGTCCGCGGCGAGCTGACCTTCACCCCGGAGAACGTCCCGGACTTCGGCATCGTCCGGGCCAACGGCGCCCCGCTCTACACGCTCGTCAACCCCGTCGACGACGCGCTGATGGAGATCACCCACGTGCTGCGCGGTGAGGACCTCCTCTCCTCCACCCCGCGGCAGATCGCCCTCTACCGGGCGCTGGCCGAGATCGGAGTCGGCAACGGCACCGTCCCGCGGTTCGGCCACCTGCCGTACGTGATGGGCGAGGGCAACAAGAAGCTGTCCAAGCGCGACCCGCAGTCCTCGCTCAACCTCTACCGCGAGCGCGGGTTCCTCCCGGAGGGCCTGCTCAACTACCTGTCGCTGCTGGGCTGGTCGCTCGCCGAGGACCGGGACGTCTTCTCCATGGAGGAGATGGTCGCCGCCTTCGACATCGCGGACGTCAACGCCAACCCGGCCCGCTTCGACCTCAAGAAGTGCGAGGCGATCAACGCCACGCACCTGCGCGCGCTCCGCGCGGACGAGTTCGCGAACCGGCTGCTGCCCTTCCTCTTCCCGGAGGAGGAGCCCACCGCCGAGCAGCTGGAGCTGCTGGCCCGGGCCGCGCCGCTCACCCAGGAGCGGATGGTCGTCCTCGGCGAGGTCACCGGGATGCTCGGCTTCCTCTTCGTGGCCCCGGACGAGTTCCGGGTGGACGAGGCCGACGCGGCCAAGGTGCTGACCCCGGAGGCGCGGCCGGTGCTGGAGGCGAGCGTCGAGGTGCTGCGCGACCTCGGGCAGTTCACGCCCGAGCCGATCCAGGCGGCGCTCCGCACGGCGCTGGTCGACGGCCTCGGCATCAAGCCGAAGCACGCCTTCACCCCGCTGCGGGTGGCCGTCACGGGCCGCCGGGTGTCGCCGCCGCTCTTCGAGTCCATGGAGCTGCTGGGGCACGACGAGACGCTGCGCCGGCTGACCGCCGCGCTGGAGCGGGTCAGCGCTTCCTGA
- a CDS encoding sensor histidine kinase, whose product MQGRFKRDSSAAADPELHGGADRGLSPERAQGPGATTGDQGSDRAAPTQAQGGGDGSGSPDVSPPSAGTRLALRNWRISTRLVSLLALPVIAATTLGALRIDTSMDDLEQLENMQLLTEMTKQATELASALQEERDHSAGPLAAGDKKNDDVVYPRQQTDRAKQAFREATQEIESSEDDALVGVNSSLVNILKQLEQIKQIRSNAYADSEYIALTVYQYNQLITSLLSLSQDMAQATSNTEMIRATRALAAFSSAKEYASIQRAMITAALANEPKPKLVASDRLYGESALLSEESTLAQFSQIYDGKQTTEELLQALEDGGSANIILADKYAARMLKPDSPIANETRSYKDWYDQDTAKIEEMSKIEATLLSEMEDKARQLRSEAQRDALLNGLVILLVLGVSLVGAFVVARSMVRSLRRLQDTAQEVSEKRLPELVKQLSEADPQDVDTSVASVGVHSKDEIGRVAAAFDDVHREAVRLAAEQALLRGNVNAMFTNLSRRSQGLIQRQLSLISELESREADPDQLSSLFKLDHLATRMRRNGENLLVLAGEEPGRRWTRPVPLVDVLRAAASEVEQYERIELSSVPSTEVAGRVVNDLVHLLAELLENATSFSSPQTKVKVTGHALPDGRVLVEIHDTGIGLSPEDLADINERLASPPTVDVSVSRRMGLFVVGRLSQRHGIRIQLRPSDSGGTTALVMLPVDVAQSGRKAPGGKPNAGPAAQGPGGGPGGPQGNRLAGMAPRGQVPGGGRPALPGRDGAPGGGPGGRPDSGPPQRPQQGGGPAYGDPSQGQGRGGPGGPGGGPGTNVFGAPAPGSGAPARQAAPEDRSRRSAFPQQGSGPGAAQPPVAPPTGAPRQAPGRGPASAGQGPRAQIPPRGPAGELPGGPSRPQDGPRPAEPSGTSWGARRAAGGDDWPGSRPEAPRGHEDAESTAQFPRPDFTGPPPGAPQQRPPAPQQWQDDTGQYPAPHGQGRPPVRDDRDQGDTAQFPRIGQNAPQPAAQQQPERRAPQQRRSEPEALPPATGPGDGRTPLFEALESDWFRGIRGGQPGQNGQEPQTRSEPQPRPEQPAPASAPPPPQRREPARAESNGTNGSNGTAWRSSPNDELGRQAERVRQPAAGGLTTSGLPRRVPRANLVAGTAQQPETVQPGPQVSRAPADVRGRLTNLRRGIQQGRQAGHNPGPGEHGIGPTYHQER is encoded by the coding sequence GTGCAGGGACGTTTCAAGAGGGATAGCAGCGCTGCGGCGGACCCGGAGCTGCATGGCGGGGCCGACCGCGGCCTCTCGCCCGAGCGCGCCCAGGGCCCCGGAGCCACGACCGGCGACCAGGGTTCCGACCGGGCCGCCCCGACACAGGCGCAGGGCGGGGGTGACGGTTCCGGCTCGCCGGACGTCTCCCCTCCCAGCGCCGGCACACGACTCGCGCTGCGCAACTGGCGCATCAGCACCCGTCTGGTCTCCCTGCTGGCCCTGCCGGTCATCGCGGCGACCACCCTGGGCGCGCTGCGGATCGACACCTCCATGGACGATCTCGAGCAGCTGGAGAACATGCAGCTGCTGACCGAGATGACCAAGCAGGCCACCGAGCTGGCGTCCGCCCTCCAGGAGGAGCGCGACCACTCGGCCGGCCCGCTGGCGGCCGGGGACAAGAAGAACGACGACGTCGTCTACCCCCGGCAGCAGACCGACCGGGCCAAGCAGGCGTTCCGCGAGGCCACCCAGGAGATCGAGTCCTCGGAGGACGACGCCCTCGTGGGCGTCAACTCCTCGCTCGTCAACATCCTCAAGCAGCTGGAGCAGATCAAGCAGATCCGCTCCAACGCGTACGCCGACAGCGAGTACATCGCGCTGACCGTCTACCAGTACAACCAGCTGATCACCTCGCTGCTCTCCCTCTCACAGGACATGGCGCAGGCGACCAGCAACACCGAGATGATCCGCGCCACCCGCGCGCTGGCCGCGTTCTCCTCCGCCAAGGAGTACGCGTCCATCCAGCGCGCGATGATCACCGCGGCCCTCGCCAACGAGCCCAAGCCGAAGCTCGTCGCGAGCGACCGGCTCTACGGCGAGAGCGCGCTGCTGAGCGAGGAATCGACCCTCGCCCAGTTCAGCCAGATCTACGACGGCAAGCAGACCACCGAGGAACTCCTCCAGGCCCTGGAGGACGGCGGCAGCGCCAACATCATCCTGGCGGACAAGTACGCGGCCCGGATGCTCAAGCCGGACAGCCCGATCGCGAACGAGACGCGGTCGTACAAGGACTGGTACGACCAGGACACCGCCAAGATCGAAGAGATGTCCAAGATCGAGGCGACCCTGCTCTCCGAGATGGAGGACAAGGCGCGCCAGCTGCGGTCGGAGGCCCAGCGGGACGCCCTGCTCAACGGTCTGGTCATCCTGCTGGTCCTCGGCGTCTCGCTGGTCGGCGCGTTCGTCGTGGCCCGCTCCATGGTCCGCTCGCTCCGCCGGCTGCAGGACACCGCCCAGGAAGTCTCCGAGAAGCGGCTGCCCGAGCTGGTCAAGCAGCTCTCCGAGGCCGACCCGCAGGACGTGGACACCTCCGTCGCCTCCGTCGGTGTGCACAGCAAGGACGAGATCGGCCGGGTGGCCGCGGCCTTCGACGACGTGCACCGCGAGGCGGTCCGCCTCGCCGCCGAGCAGGCGCTGCTGCGGGGCAACGTCAACGCGATGTTCACCAACCTCTCGCGCCGCAGCCAGGGCCTCATCCAGCGCCAGCTCTCGCTCATCTCCGAGCTGGAGAGCCGCGAGGCCGACCCCGACCAGCTGTCCTCGCTCTTCAAGCTGGACCACCTCGCGACCCGTATGCGCCGTAACGGCGAGAACCTCCTCGTCCTCGCGGGCGAGGAGCCGGGCCGCCGGTGGACCCGCCCCGTCCCGCTGGTCGACGTGCTCCGCGCCGCAGCCTCCGAGGTGGAGCAGTACGAGCGCATCGAACTGAGCTCCGTGCCCTCGACCGAGGTCGCCGGCCGGGTCGTCAACGACCTCGTGCACCTCCTCGCCGAGCTGCTGGAGAACGCCACCTCGTTCTCCTCCCCGCAGACCAAGGTCAAGGTCACCGGTCACGCGCTGCCCGACGGCCGGGTGCTGGTCGAGATCCACGACACCGGTATCGGCCTCTCCCCCGAGGACCTGGCGGACATCAACGAGCGGCTGGCCAGCCCGCCGACCGTGGACGTCTCCGTCTCCCGCCGGATGGGCCTCTTCGTGGTCGGCCGCCTCTCCCAGCGGCACGGCATCCGCATCCAGCTCCGGCCCTCCGACTCGGGCGGCACCACCGCCCTCGTCATGCTGCCGGTCGACGTGGCCCAGAGCGGCCGCAAGGCCCCCGGCGGCAAGCCGAACGCCGGCCCCGCCGCGCAGGGCCCCGGCGGCGGCCCGGGCGGGCCGCAGGGCAACCGGCTCGCCGGCATGGCACCCCGCGGCCAGGTTCCCGGCGGCGGCCGTCCGGCCCTGCCGGGCCGCGACGGCGCTCCGGGCGGTGGCCCCGGCGGACGTCCGGACAGCGGTCCGCCGCAGCGCCCGCAGCAGGGTGGCGGCCCGGCCTACGGCGACCCCTCGCAGGGTCAGGGCCGCGGCGGACCGGGTGGTCCCGGCGGCGGTCCCGGAACGAACGTCTTCGGTGCCCCGGCTCCCGGCTCCGGCGCGCCCGCGCGCCAGGCCGCTCCGGAGGACCGGTCCCGCCGCTCCGCGTTCCCGCAGCAGGGTTCCGGCCCCGGCGCCGCCCAGCCGCCCGTGGCACCGCCCACGGGTGCGCCGCGGCAGGCACCGGGCCGCGGTCCCGCGTCCGCCGGGCAGGGTCCGCGGGCCCAGATCCCGCCGCGCGGTCCCGCCGGCGAGCTGCCGGGCGGGCCGTCCCGCCCGCAGGACGGGCCGCGGCCGGCCGAGCCGTCCGGTACGAGCTGGGGAGCCCGCAGGGCGGCCGGTGGCGACGACTGGCCCGGTTCCCGGCCCGAGGCGCCGCGCGGCCACGAGGACGCGGAGTCGACGGCGCAGTTCCCGCGTCCCGACTTCACCGGTCCGCCCCCCGGGGCGCCGCAGCAGCGGCCCCCGGCGCCGCAGCAGTGGCAGGACGACACGGGCCAGTACCCGGCACCCCACGGCCAGGGCCGGCCCCCCGTCCGGGACGACCGGGACCAGGGCGACACCGCCCAGTTCCCGCGCATCGGCCAGAACGCTCCGCAGCCCGCGGCGCAGCAGCAGCCGGAGCGGCGGGCGCCGCAGCAGCGGCGCTCCGAGCCGGAGGCGCTGCCCCCGGCCACCGGGCCCGGCGACGGCCGTACGCCGCTGTTCGAGGCGCTGGAGTCCGACTGGTTCCGCGGCATCCGCGGCGGCCAGCCGGGGCAGAACGGCCAGGAGCCGCAGACCCGCTCCGAGCCGCAGCCCCGTCCGGAGCAGCCCGCTCCGGCGTCCGCTCCGCCGCCCCCACAGCGGCGGGAGCCGGCCCGTGCCGAGAGCAACGGCACCAACGGCTCCAACGGCACGGCATGGCGTTCGTCCCCCAACGACGAGCTGGGCCGGCAGGCCGAGCGCGTACGCCAGCCCGCCGCCGGCGGCCTCACCACCTCCGGACTGCCGCGCCGGGTCCCCCGGGCGAACCTCGTGGCGGGCACGGCACAGCAGCCGGAGACCGTACAGCCCGGCCCGCAGGTTTCCCGGGCGCCCGCCGATGTGCGCGGGCGTCTCACCAATCTCCGCCGGGGTATCCAGCAGGGCCGCCAGGCCGGGCACAACCCGGGCCCCGGCGAGCACGGCATTGGTCCCACTTACCATCAGGAGCGTTAG